One window of the Zea mays cultivar B73 chromosome 3, Zm-B73-REFERENCE-NAM-5.0, whole genome shotgun sequence genome contains the following:
- the LOC100274211 gene encoding uncharacterized protein LOC100274211 (The RefSeq protein has 1 substitution compared to this genomic sequence): MASPSTEAPLPHPTIRDVMGHDDDDDYYGDHTIAEEEEGDEEEEEWDMSKRMSRLSLEGSDGGDADDEAGVDEEEDDEFEVPERSDVNAATAYRAWPPYEDPQQAPSSASLPGTPDRGAQAAGWPGASAKDYASETEARWPPGADGRGGRRQRQHQRRWQRMGREAWLERAWRMRKQRRQLQEEVVPVVVLGGGGDSPASRGGVAMDMEEVRACRDLGLDLPCDWTVEIPSYYALSGVDTASSGGNSPASAGSWRISSPGDDPKDVKARLKVWAQVVALASASRLGS, encoded by the exons ATGGCCTCCCCGTCGACGGAAGCCCCGCTGCCTCACCCGACCATCCGGGACGTCATGggccacgacgacgacgacgactactaCGGCGACCACACCATcgcagaggaggaagaaggggACGAGGAGGAAGAGGAGTGGGACATGAGCAAGCGCATGTCGCGCCTGTCCTTGGAGGGTTCCGACGGCGGCGACGCCGACGACGAGGCCGGGGTtgacgaggaagaggacgacgagTTCGAGGTGCCGGAACGGTCGGACGTCAACGCTGCCACCGCGTACCGCGCGTGGCCTCCGTACGAGGATCCGCAGCAGGCCCCGTCATCGGCGTCGCTCCCGGGCACGCCGGACCGCGGCGCGCAGGCGGCGGGGTGGCCCGGGGCGAGCGCCAAGGAGTACGCGAGCGAGACGGAGGCGCGGTGGCCGCCCGGCGCCGACGGGCGCGGCgggaggcggcagcggcagcacCAGCGCCGGTGGCAGCGGATGGGGCGCGAGGCGTGGCTGGAGCGCGCGTGGCGCATGCGGAAGCAGCGGCGGCAGCTGCAGGAGGAGGTGGTGCCCGTGGTGgtcctcggcggcggcggcgactccCCGGCGAGCCGCGGCGGCGTGGCGATGGACATGGAGGAGGTCCGCGCGTGCCGCGACCTGGGCCTGGACCTCCCCTGCGACTGGACCGTGGAGATCCCCTCCTACTACGCGCTCTCCGGCGTCGACACCGCCAGCAGCGGCGGCAACTCGCCGGCCTCCGCCGGCAGCTGGCGCATCTCCAGCCCCG GGGACGATCCCAAGGATGTGAAGGCGCGGCTCAAGGTGTGGGCGCAGGTGGTGGCGCTCGCGTCCGCCTCTCGTCTCGGTTCTTGA